A region from the Falco rusticolus isolate bFalRus1 chromosome 4, bFalRus1.pri, whole genome shotgun sequence genome encodes:
- the SAMD9L gene encoding sterile alpha motif domain-containing protein 9-like, which yields MLKSMENSNTEENEKSYSYQHIEEWTKEEVKQWAIEVVKIDQKYAEVLFNQDVTGSTLKLVSKADFVEMGIPHGPALQIIYFLKERGILPKGSNQAVEQEGTEQSLDGEGEDGEIAKKECEKEYGSSNCGILQDSKMEPIEDKNPEKSDDKENVSEKPMSSSQHPDGRMCMPYPFDNFSDGTRYTQYNIINVPETGPFNLIDPAHEFKLFTNTQNANEDPMMKFSNEVFRFAAACMNSRTNGTIHFGVHDNPHGKIEGINVTKKEEYVDHLDKNIGKYFRKEYITIAKACIRKPRFVEVLSQNGASSHLFVIEVDVVPRHDICNAKYFCTNTYVFKSDTWKKAVYIRDGASSRNIQNTKEFETFKGTLTTLADSRKKAEEDYNLKLTKPMNEGLKLVSLLTGNWDSLDSSYYDYYILVTNKCHPNQTSHLDFLQEIKWFAVLDFDFESEMNGVFKTYKKNRNAECHFPDYYENKVGSVAEQAKKLKLHEETSWIFCNGRSDFKGSNSLPLDPTSWQRDRAAGVRKMISFLSHKDVKQSGKFLIVFLLLSIVEDSADPLTETFMTFYQELKGLEYMACICIGASTYQRWKDLLNARGISEEALSNKCVSNLTLEMVNGTIVKLKSVTQSSERLLPSVGHSTVLLKKKEDSMAALEILCENECKDTGIEKDADKFQKFLQKHEEEFYRGGKASWWNFYFSSEKYTSDFVRRDSYEKLEQLIVSSSNSVNESPVKIINLYHHPGCGGTTLAMHILWDLRKQFRCAVLKNKSSDFGKQVTTLLTCGANDNTGYLPVLLLVDDFEDQENVYFLQKEIQAAITEKCIRYVTPLVIILNCMRSQNPDEGSTINLLNSVSLKHILSDKEKRAFDQKLKYIEKTHSNFDSFYAFMIMKKNFDAQYIEKVVKNTLHNLNTASKPAQLVCYLTLLNSYVRTSTVSISLCEEFLGISSQEIGCSKDRLIEKMGICSNILIYDKVYEKMRYKGLRIIHPLIASHCLKILKLTYDLPKSEIALRLLKEDVFYQTPLKQEKLIRDIQTLLITRQRKEHGDESDTLFSPLIEAIHKEEKRDNVEDVLKQASARFEQNAYICQALARYFYIKERKFDSALYWAKAAKQRAQHNSYISDTLGQVFKSKLRHYVECKAKSAVLTAEELRYLLEFAENASQAFRESQQQAENADNEQYLHHQRLKRHFQMYNTAGYQGEIETYFYVIDVLWLVPFFSKEVLQCRKNMTKYLSGYGVLKVDNTNTDREMLKVIEHYSSFLCSLRSRLKKAFDFFDDYFMFFKSQTNEKAIVEAKLYEKVQGYFTKYKDVFCDFSFEQLKSKQVLKWSMSQYIEAYRDAVDTSKGGSFSGILEYLHRNADREIEEIVEAYAFLRDEDAQATLKDKQNFILANIVLNCIKPKSAKLYPSKVMTSLLQSILHEVEPTSHCVEPFFLASLLFWPQNRLKLNEDSRKMEAFVRRLSESFKKLYGILHRSRQPLALFYLTKDSGLNRFVHKEKINQLFSSLSEQELNSLWQSGNIWKEQAVQDLLLPLHGRAEDKLIYVDYGSNENFRIPVQPVPSCLLKNGPNIERVSFYLGFSIAGPTAYNIQRLSLKQ from the exons atgctgaaaag catGGAAAActcaaacactgaagaaaatgagaaatcataTTCATATCAACATATTGAAGAGTGGACAAAAGAGGAAGTCAAACAATGGGCAATTGAAGTTGTTAAGATTGACCAGAAATATGCAGAAGTCTTGTTTAATCAAGATGTGACTGGTTCTACTTTGAAACTGGTATCTAAAGCAGATTTTGTGGAAATGGGCATACCTCATGGGCCTGctcttcaaataatttatttcctgaaagAGCGTGGCATACTACCTAAAGGTTCAAACCAGGCTGTGGAACAAGAAGGCACTGAACAGAGTCTTGATGGAGAAGGAGAAGATGGAGAAATTGCAAAGAAAGAGTGCGAGAAAGAATATGGGTCATCTAATTGTGGTATACTGCAGGATTCTAAGATGGAGCCCATAGAAGACAAAAACCCAGAGAAGTCAGACGACAAAGAGAATGTGTCAGAGAAGCCAATGTCAAGCAGCCAGCACCCAGATGGAAGGATGTGTATGCCATATCCTTTTGATAATTTCAGTGATGGCACTCGATATACACAGTACAATATTATTAATGTCCCTGAAACAGGGCCATTCAACCTCATTGATCCAGCACATGAATTCAAATTGTTTACCAACACGCAGAATGCAAACGAGGATCCCATGATGAAATTTAGCAATGAAGTCTTTAGGTTTGCTGCAGCCTGCATGAACTCCCGCACAAATGGCACCATTCATTTTGGAGTACATGACAATCCACATGGAAAAATTGAAGGAATAAATGTTACCAAGAAAGAAGAATATGTTGACCATTTGGATAAAAATATCGGAAAGTACTTTCGTAAGGAATACATCACCATTGCAAAAGCTTGCATTAGAAAACCTAGATTTGTGGAAGTATTATCACAAAATGGAGCTTCATCACATTTGTTTGTCATTGAAGTAGATGTGGTTCCCAGACATGACATctgtaatgcaaaatatttctgtaccAACACATATGTCTTTAAGAGTGACACTTGGAAAAAAGCTGTCTACATCCGGGATGGAGCTAGTTccagaaatattcaaaacacaaaagaatttGAAACTTTTAAAGGTACCTTGACAACTTTAGCAGATTCTCgtaaaaaagcagaggaagactATAACTTAAAGCTAACAAAGCCAATGAATGAAGGACTAAAGCTAGTTAGTCTGCTCACAGGTAACTGGGACTCACTAGATAGCTCTTACTACGACTACTACATTTTGGTAACAAACAAGTGCCATCCAAATCAAACTTCACATTTAGActttttgcaggaaataaaatggtttGCTGTGCTTGACTTTGATTTTGAATCTGAAATGAACGGTGTGTTCAagacttacaaaaaaaatagaaatgctgaATGTCACTTCCCAGATTATTATGAAAACAAGGTGGGTTCAGTTGCTGAACAAGCTAAAAAGCTGAAACTGCATGAGGAGACCAGCTGGATTTTCTGCAATGGTAGATCAGACTTCAAAGGCAGTAACAGCCTACCATTAGATCCCACTTCATGGCAACgagacagagctgctggtgtCAGAAAGatgatttcatttctttcacacAAAGATGTAAAGCAGAGTGGAAAGTTTTTAATagtgtttcttttgctttcgATAGTGGAAGATTCAGCAGATCCCCTTACTGAGACTTTTATGACATTTTACCAAGAATTAAAGGGACTAGAATACATGGCCTGCATTTGCATCGGTGCAAGTACGTATCAGAGATGGAAAGATCTTCTGAATGCTAGAGGCATTAGTGAGGAAGCACtttcaaataaatgtgtttctaaTTTAACCCTGGAAATGGTAAATGGTACCattgtaaaattaaaatcagtgaCACAGTCTTCTGAAAGACTTCTGCCCTCTGTTGGTCATTCTACCGTTCttctaaagaagaaagaagactCCATGGCAGCACTGGAAATACTTTGtgaaaatgaatgcaaagaCACAGGAATAGAGAAGGATGCAGATAAATTTCAGAAATTCCTGCAAAAGCACGAAGAAGAATTTTATAGAGGTGGTAAAGCATCATGGTggaatttctatttttcttctgaaaagtaTACTTCAGATTTTGTCAGAAGGGACAGCTATGAAAAGCTTGAACAACTAATTGTGTCTTCATCTAACAGTGTTAATGAATCCCCTGTAAAAATTATCAACCTTTACCATCACCCAGGCTGTGGTGGGACAACATTAGCTATGCATATCCTTTGGGATCTCCGGAAGCAATTCAGATGTGctgttctgaaaaacaaatcaagtgATTTTGGAAAACAGGTGACAACTTTACTCACCTGTGGAGCAAATGATAACACAGGCTATTTACCAGTGTTACTTCTTGTGGATGATTTTGAAGATCAAGAAAATGtctattttctgcagaaagaaattcagGCGGCtataacagaaaaatgcattcgGTACGTAACTCCTTTAGTGATCATTCTGAACTGTATGAGATCTCAGAATCCTGATGAAGGTTCAACAATCAATCTGTTGAacagtgtttctttaaaacatataCTTTCTGATAAGGAGAAAAGGGCCTTTGATCAGAAactaaaatatattgaaaagaCACATTCAAATTTTGACAGTTTCTATGCATTTATgattatgaagaaaaactttGATGCACAATACATAGAAAAAGTGGTAAAAAATACCTTGCATAACTTGAATACTGCCTCTAAACCAGCACAACTTGTTTGCTATCTAACGCTGTTAAACTCATATGTAAGAACATCTACAGTTTCAATATCACTGTGTGAAGAATTCTTAGGAATTAGTTCTCAAGAGATTGGCTGCAGTAAAGATAGATTGATAGAAAAGATGGGAATTTGTTCCAATATTCTCATATATGACAAGGTATACGAAAAAATGAGATACAAAGGTCTTCGTATCATTCACCCATTGATAGCATCTCACTGCCTAAAAATCTTGAAACTAACCTATGACTTGCCTAAAAGTGAAATTGCATTGAGGTTATTGAAAGAAGATGTATTCTATCAGACTCCACTGAAGCAAGAAAAACTTATTCGTGATATACAAACCCTGCTGATTACTAGACAGCGCAAGGAACATGGCGATGAGTCAGACACATTGTTTTCCCCCTTAATTGAAGCCATTCATAAGGAAGAGAAGCGTGATAACGTGGAAGATGTGTTAAAACAAGCATCTGCTAGATTTGAGCAAAATGCTTACATTTGCCAAGCCTTAGCAAGATACTTCTacattaaagaaaggaaatttgaCTCTGCATTATACTGGGCCAAAGCAGCCAAACAAAGAGCACAACACAATTCATACATATCAGATACACTAGGTCAAGTCTTTAAAAGTAAGCTAAGACACTATGTAGAGTGCAAAGCAAAGAGTGCAGTCCTGACAGCTGAGGAACTGCGATACTTGCTGGAGTTTGCTGAGAATGCTTCACAGGCATTCAGAGAATCTCAGCAGCaagctgaaaatgcagacaATGAACAATATTTGCATCATCAAAGgcttaaaagacattttcaaatgtaCAATACTGCTGGTTATCAGGGAGAGAtagaaacttatttttatgttatcGATGTCCTTTGGcttgttccttttttcagcAAAGAAGTCTTACAGTGtagaaaaaatatgacaaaGTATCTGTCAGGATATGGTGTTTTGAAGGTAGATAACACTAACACAGACAGGGAAATGCTCAAGGTTATTGAACATTATTCCAGCTTTTTATGCAGTTTGCGATCACGGTTGAAAAAGGCATTTGACTTTTTTGATGACTACTTTATGTTTTTCAAATCACAGACCAATGAAAAAGCAATAGTAGAAGCTAAATTGTATGAGAAGGTTCAAGGATATTTTACCAAATACAAAGATGTATTTTGTGATTTCAGTTTTGAACAACTGAAAAGTAAACAGGTCTTAAAGTGGTCCATGTCTCAATATATAGAAGCATACAGGGACGCTGTGGACACTTCCAAAGGAGGCTCATTTTCTGGCATTTTGGAATACCTCCACAGAAATGCTGACagagaaatagaagaaatagtAGAAGCATATGCATTTTTGCGTGATGAGGATGCACAAGCAACTCTGAAagataaacagaattttattttggcaaataTAGTTCTGAACTGCATTAAACCTAAATCCGCTAAGTTATATCCTTCTAAGGTGATGACAAGTCTGCTTCAAAGCATTCTACACGAAGTGGAACCAACCTCACATTGTGTAGAGCCTTTCTTCCTAGCCTCCTTGTTGTTCTGGCCCCAAAACAGATTAAAACTAAATGAAGATTCAAGGAAAATGGAAGCTTTTGTTAGACGCTTAAGTGAGTCTTTCAAAAAGCTCTATGGAATCCTGCATCGTTCCAGGCAGCCTCTGGCTCTTTTCTATCTGACGAAAGACAGTGGCCTGAACAGATTtgttcacaaagaaaaaataaatcagctttttaGTTCACTTTCAGAACAAGAACTGAATTCCCTCTGGCAGAGTGGAAATATCTGGAAGGAACAGGCTGTTCAAGaccttttgcttcctttgcatGGGAGAGCTGAGGATAAGTTGATCTACGTAGACTATGGCAGCAATGAAAACTTTAGGATACCAGTGCAGCCTGTTCCCTCATGCCTATTGAAAAATGGCCCAAACATAGAAAGAGTGTCTTTTTACCTTGGGTTTTCCATTGCTGGTCCCACGGCATACAACATACAACGTCTGTCATTAAAACAATAG